The genomic window GGGCCAACGACGACGTGCCCGTCCTCATGCTCACCGCGCGGGGCGCCGAGGCCGACCGCGTCAAGGGGCTCAGCCTGGGCGCGGACGACTACCTGGTGAAACCCTTTTCCGTCCTGGAGCTGGTGGCCCGAATCCGGGCCATCCTGCGCCGGACCCGCGCCGCCGAGCCGCCCAAGGTCCTCACCAGCGGCCCCTACCACTTCGATTTCACCGCCATGACGGCCACCCGGGACGGCAGGAACCTGGAACTCACCAGCCGGGAGATGCGGATCCTGGAAATCCTCGTGACCTACCCCGGCCGCACCCACAGCCGCTCGGACCTGCTGCGCCTGGCGTGGGAAGCCGACGCCCGGCCTTCGCCCCGGACGGTGGACGTGCACGTGGCCAACCTGCGCAAGAAGCTGGGCGACGACGACAAGAACCGCCACATCGCCACCGTGGGCGGCGAGGGCTACCGCTGGACGGACCGGATCAGCCAGGAGCCTGCCTGAGGCTCCGGGCCGACAGGTAGGCCTCCAGCATCGCCACCAGTTCGGCCGACAGGGAACTCTGGTCGATCGCGGGATCCTCCGGATGGGCGGCGAACCGATGCGTCAGCGCCTCCACCGTATGGATGACCACATAGGCGGCATGCTCCAGTGCGGGGTGCCGCACATCGGGATAGGTGCGAAGCAGCCCCGCCAGCGTGCGCGCATACTGATGCTCGGATTCCAGGAGGAGCCGGTGGACATGCTCCGGAAGGGGCGTCTCCTCCAGGAGGATGTGCTGGAGGCGGGGGCGCCGGACATGGACGTCCAGCATTCCGGAGACATAGTCCTCCAGCGATGCGTGCAGGGTATGGTTCTCGGCCAGCATGTGGCCCACCCACTCCCGCATGCGGCGCCGGGTCTCCTCGATGTGGCGTTCCAGCAACGCCACGGCCAGGGCCTCCTTGCTGGGGAAGTACTGGTAGAGGGTCCCGATCGAGACGCCCGCGGCCTCCGCAATGCGGTTGGTGGTTCCCTCCGCGTAGCCCCGCTCCTCGAAAACCTGAGCAGCGGCCGTCAGGACAGCGTCCACGGTGGCCTTCGACCGTCGCTGGACGGGCGACCTCCTTGGTTCCAGGCGGGACTTTGACTTCGCGGTTCGGGAAGCTGCAACGCGAGTATTCATAACCTGAATGTTGACTCAGGATTGGTGAATGGCAAGCAGGACTGCAATGGTGACGCTATGACTTCCCCTCCCCGCCCCCACCGCCCTTCCAGCCTGGACCTCGGCGGCTTCCCTGGCCTCTCGGAGCAGGAGTCGACGCTCCGCATGGAACGCCACGGGCCCAATGAGCTGCCTTCACCGGAAAGGCGGGGGCTCCCGGCCATCGCCTGGGAGGTGGTCCGCGAACCGATGTTCATCATGCTTGTGGCCGCAGGGTCCCTGTACCTGCTGATGGGGGAGCCGGGGGATGCCCTTATGCTCCTCGGCTTCGTCTTCGTGGTCATGGGCATCACCATCGTCCAGGAGAGGCGCACCGAACACGCCCTGGAGGCCCTCCGGGACCTCTCCAGCCCGCGGGCGCTGGTCATCCGGGATGGCGCGCAGCGGCGCATCCCCGGCCGCGAAGTGGTTCCCGGAGATGTCCTGGTGGTGGCCGAAGGGGACCGGATCCCGGCGGACGCCCTCCTTCGCGCCGGGATCAACCTGTCGGTGGACGAGTCCCTGCTGACGGGAGAATCCGTTCCCGTACGCAAGAGGGCCTCGACGGAGGGCAAGGCGCTCGACGTCCCCGGCGGGGACGATCTGCCCTCCCTTTTTTCGGGAACCCTGGTCACCGCGGGTCAGGGCGTGGCGGAAGTGGTGGGAACGGGCCTCCATACGGAACTCGGGAAGCTGGGCAGGGCCCTGCAGCAGGTGGACGTCGAACCCACCTTCCTTCAGAAGGAAACAGGCCGCCTGGTGCGCACGTTCGCCCTGGCCGGCCTGAGCGCCTGCGTCGTGGTCGTGGTCCTCTTCGCCCTCACCCGGGGCGGAGGAGGGCAAGCATGGAGGGAGGGCCTGCTGGCCGGCATCGCGCTGGCGATGGCCATCCTTCCCGAGGAATTCCCGGTCGTCCTTACGGTTTTCATGGCCCTCGGGGCCTGGCGCATCTCCCGGAGCCGGGTCCTCACCCGGCGCATGCCGGCCATCGAGAGCCTCGGAGCGGCCACCGTCCTCTGCGTCGACAAGACGGGCACCCTGACCCTCAATCAGATGACCCTCAAGCGGCTGGATGTGCAGGGTTGCTCCCCGGACCTGACCGGGGACGTTCTACCGGAGCCGGCCCACGAGCTGATGGAATACGCCATCCTCGCCAGCAAGCGGGACCCTTTCGACCCCATGGAGCGCGCCCTCCACGCCGCCGGGAAGAGGTGGCTGATGGAAACGGAGCACCTTCATCCGGACTGGTCCCTGGCGAAGGAATACCCGCTGGCCCCGGACCTGCTGGCCGTAACCCATGCCTGGGACTGCGGCGGGGGCCAGTTCATGGTGGCGACCAAGGGCGCGCCCGAAGCCGTGGTGGACCTCTGTCACCTGCCCGCGGACCAGAAGGCCGGGATCGAGGCCCGCGTGGCGGACCTGGCCTCCAAGGGTCTGCGCGTCCTCGGGGTGGCCCGGGGCCGTTTCAGCTCGGCCGCCCTTCCGGAGGAGCACCACGACCTCACCTTGGAATTCCTGGGCCTCCTCGGACTGGAGGATCCGGTCCGGCCCACGGTCCCTGTGGCGGTGGCCGAGTGCCGCACGGCGGGCATCCGGGTGATCATGATCACCGGGGACTACCCCGCTACCGCCGAAAGCATCGCCCGGCAGGCCGGCATTTCCGATCCCGGGAAGGTCATCACCGGTCCGGAGCTGAACCGGATGAGCGACGAGGTTCTCGCCGAGCGGATCCGGGAGGTCAACGTTTTCGCCCGCGTCGTTCCGGAACAGAAGCTTCGCCTCGTCATCGCCCTCAAGGCCAACCGGGAGGTCGTCGCCATGACGGGGGACGGCGTCAATGATGCCCCTGCCCTCAAGGCGGCCCACATCGGCGTGGCCATGGGAGGCCGCGGAACGGACGTCGCGCGGGAAGCGGCGTCCCTGGTGCTGCTGGACGACGATTTCACCTCCATCGTCGCCGCCGTCAGGCTCGGACGGCGGATCTTCGACAACATCCGCAAGGCGGTGGCCTTCATCTTCGCGGTGCACATCCCCATCGCCGGCCTTTCCATCCTGCCGATCTTCTTCCCGGGATGGCCGCTCCTGCTGTTGCCGGTGCACATCGTCTTCCTGGAACTGGTGATCGACCCTTCCTGCTCGCTGGTCTTCGAAGCGGAAGAGGCCGAGCCCGGCATCATGTCCCGCCCCCCGAGGGATCCCCAGGAACGGCTGTTCAGCCTGAAGTCCGTCGGACTCGCCCTGCTGCAGGGGGCCACCGCCCTGGGCGCCTGCGTGGCCGTCTACCTCCTGGCCCGCCCCGGTCACGGAGACGATGCAGCACGGGCCCTGACCTTCGTCACCCTGGTGGTTTCCTTCCTGGCCATCATCCTGACCAACAGGTCCTGGACGCAGAGCATCCTCGCCAGCCTCGGGAACCCCAACAAGGCCCTCTGGTGGGTGCTGGGCGGCACGATCACCTTCCTGGCCCTGGCGCTCATCCTGCCCGCGAGCCGGCGCCTCTTCCACTTCGCGCCCATCCACGGCCTGGACCTGGGCATGGCATGCGCCGCCGGCTTCGCCAGCATCCTCTGGTTCGAGGTCCTCAAGGTCGTGCGCCGGAGAGCCGCTGTCTAGCTAGAACCCCAGGTCGTCCAGTTCCTGCTTGGCGGTCCTGGCCTCCGGGGTGCCCCGGAAACTGTCCGTGATCTCCTTGAAGGCCTTGATGGCCGCGGGCTTGAGGCCCTGCTTCAGGAGGCACTGGGCGCGCTTGAGCTTGGCGGGAAGGAACTGGTTGGAGCTGGGGAACTCCTTCAGGATCCGCTCGAAGGAGGGCTGGGCCTTGTCGTAGGCCTTCTGGTTGTAGGACGAGAGGCCCAGATAGAAGAGCGCGTCGGGCGTGCGGGGGCTCTGGGGATGGGCCTTGATGAAGAGGGCGAGGCCGTCGGCGGCCAGGGCGTAGTTGCCCCGGTTGTAGTCCAGGACGGCGGAGTTGAAGGCCTTCTCGTCGTCCGAGGCGGCGGCGGGGGGTTCGTCGGCGGGCTGGGGACGGCTTGCGGGGCGCCGGGGCGCTGCTGCGGCGTCGCCCAGGCGGTTGTTGAGCACCCGGGTGCTGTCCTGGAGCTGGCGCATGGTCTCCTGGAGATCGGCCTGGAAGCGCCGGTCCTGGGTGCGGGACACCTCGGAGGCCTGGCGGTCGTCGGCGGCCTTCTTGTTGGCGTCCTCCATCTGGCTGCGCAGCTTGAAGATTTCCACCTTGAGGTCGGTGACCTGGTCCTCGACCTTCTTGAGGCGGTCCTCTGAGGAACATCCGACGCAGAGCAGCAGGCCCGTGAGCGTCAGGGTGGAGAGCATGGCCCGATTCGTCATCGGCACCTCCTGAAAGACAAAGAGCGGAGGAACGTGTCCCTCCGCTCTTGGATGTCACATGGTCGGCTTCCCGCTACTGGAGCTTGAACTCGTCGCGGCGATTCTCGAGCCAGCTCGCCTCGTCCTTGCCGACGACCAGGGGCTTCTCCTTGCCGAAGCTGATGGTCGTGAGGCGGTCGGAAGCGACGCCGAGGCCCACCAGGTAGGCCTGGGCCGCATGGGAGCGGCGCTCGCCCAGGGCGAGGTTGTACTCCACGGTGCCGCGCTCGTCGCAGTGGCCCGCGATCTGGACCTTGGCCTGGGGATAGGCCTTCATGAAGTCGGCGATGGCCTGCAGCTTGGCCTTGTCGGCTTCGCGGATGTCGGACTTGTCGAAGGCGAAGTTGATGTTCTTGAGGGCTGCGGCGGCGGCGCGCTGGTAGGCGGCGGCCTTCTCGGCCTCGGCGGCGGCGGCGGCCTTGCGGGCGGCCTCGGCCTCCGCTTCGGCCTTGCGGCGGGCGGCTTCTTCAGCAGCGCGCTTCTGGGCGTCGATCTCTTCCTGGGTCGGGCCGGTGGCGACCGGGGCCTTGGGCTGCTCGACCGGAGCAGGGGCGGGCTTCTTGCAGGCCACGCCGATCCCCAGGGTCAGGACCACAGAAAGAGGAATGAGGTTTCGAACGAAGCGCATGATAGGTTCCTCCAACACGCATTAAGTTTAACGCGACCCGGAACATCCGGGCACGAAATATTTCCTTATCTGGACCGCGTCCATTTAGGGCTTTGACAACCATCAAATGCAGTGAGCTTTCTTAGCGTGTTGCCGGAAAGGTCGGTGGTGTACAGCTGCATACCCCCCCGGCTTCCGCTGGTGAACACGATCCGCCGTTCATCCGGGGACCAGGACGGGGATTCCGAACTGGCCACTCCGGTGGTGATTTGATAAGACTTCCCATCTCCCAGCTTGTAGACGAAAAGATCGAATTTTCCTTCGAAACGGGAGACGTAGGCGACCATGGAGCCCGAGGGGCTCCAGGCGGGGCTGCCGTTGTAGGTGCCCTCCCGGGTCAGGCGGCGGACGTTGGAGCCGTCCTCCTCCATCAGGTAGACCTGGGGGCCTCCCTCGCGGTCCGAGGTGAAGGCCATCTGGGTCCCCGCGGGGTTCCAGGAGGGGTCCGTGTTGATGCAGTTGCTGTCCGTGACGCGCCGGACCTTCCCGGTGGCGACTTCCAGCACGACGATGTCCGTGTTGCCGCGCCGGTCGCCCTGCACCAGGGCCAGGCGCTTGCCGTCCGGGGACCACACGGGGCAGAAGCAGTGCCCCTCGACCTTGCCGGCCACGGGATAGAGCCGCACATGGGGCCCGCCCGCGACCTTCTGGCCCCAGATCTCGGGGGCGCCGCCCTTGTAGGTGACGTAGGCGACCCGGCCGTCCGGGGCCACGGTGGGCGAGATGGTGAGGCTCTTGTAGCTGGTGATGGGCATGAGGTTCGCCCCATCCCGGTCCATCTGGTAGATCTCCTTGATGCCGGGGCTCAGCTGCCGCACGAAGACGACGGAGGTGGAGGCCACCCCGGCCTGCCCCGTCAGCCTGGACATGAGGTCGTCGGAGAGCTTGTGGGCCATGCGCCTGAGCGCGGCCTCCCTGCCCGTGTACCGCTTGCTGAAGACGGCGGTGCGGGCCTTCTTGTCCTGGGCGGCCTTGACGTCCACCACCTGGGCCACCACCTCCACGGAGCCGTCCGCGGCCCGCGTCAGCGTGGTGGTGAGGAGCCACTCGGTGCCCGCGTCCGCCCAGCCCTTGTAGCTGGAGGCGTCGGTTCCGGCGGGATGGGCGCCCTTGATGACGGCGAAGGGTCCCGCCTCGTCCAGATCCTTGATCAGGACCTCGTGGAAGTCCCCGGTGGCCTTGGCTTCGGCGAGGCCGGTGACCTGGGGCCGGGGGACGGCGATGCCGAGCTTGGAGCCGGCGGAAGCCTCCAGCACCACTTCCTGGCCCTGCTGGGCCTGGCCCCATGCGACCGGGGAGAACACCAGCCCCAGGCCGAGAATCACCCGCGAAACCACGTTTCCAATCGAGCCAGAACAGGTCATGCCCCCACTATACCCCCACATTCCGCGAGTTACGGCGCAAATTTGCACATTGCTCCCCTATTTGAACTCATAACTATAGTTGTGGCGCGCCAGAACCCAGCAGCGACACCAGCCGGAGATTGGCAGCGGGCATGGGCAGGCGCGCCATTTCCCCAGGGGCGAACCAGCCCCAGGCCAACTGCGCATCCAGGGGCATCGGGCCTTCGCAGAGGAACAGGTGGAGCTCCACCCTGAAGCCGCCGTAGTCGTGCTCCACGGCCCCCAGGGGTTCGGCGCGCTCCGGCGTCCATTCCAGCTCCTCCCGCAGTTCCCGCAGCAGCGCGGCCTCCAGGGTCTCGGCAGGCTCCGCCTTGCCTCCGGGGAATTCCCAGAGCCCGGGAAAGCGCGCCGATTCCAGGTCCCTTCGCTGCAGGAAGAACCTGCCGCCGCGGCGGATCGCCCCGACGGCCACGCGCACGGGGATCACGCCCCGGGCCCCGCGAGGAAGGCCAGCCGCTCGGCGTAGCGCGAACGCAGGGCCTCGATCCACTCCAGCTTCAGGCGCGCGTAGGCCGGGCGCAGCGCGGACTCCACCCAGGCCTGGAGCTCGGCGACGGATGCGCAGGCCTCCATCGCCTCGGCCAGGGGGGCGCGCAGGCCCTCCTCCGGGCGCTGCAGCGCGGCCACCGGCGCGTAGCTGATGCGGTGGATGCGGGAGGGGCCCAGCTCGGCCAGGGCCTTGCGGTGGACGGGGGTCCCGTAGCCCTTGTGCCGGCCGAATCCGTAGCCCGGCAGGGACGCGTCCATTCCGGCCATGAGCGCGTCCCGGTGGGTCTTGGCGAGGATGGAGGCGCAGGCGATGGCGCAGCTCAGGGCGTCGCCGTCCACCACGAGGCGCTCCGCCAGGCCCGTGCGGGGGGCGCGGTTGCCGTCCACCAGGAGGATGCGCGGCTTGAGTTCGCACTGGGAGACCGCCTGGCGCATGGCCAGGAGGGAGGCCTCCAGGATGTTCTCGCGGTCGATGGCCATGTTGTCCACCTCGGCCACCGCCCAGCAGGGCAGGATCATCTTCAGCTCGGAAGCCATGGCGGCCCGCTTCTCGGGCGGGACCAGCTTGCTGTCCCTGGCTTCGCGCAGCACGTGGCCCCAGCGGGCCGCGGCCTCCCGGTCCAGGACGGCGCAGGCCGCCACCACGGGCCCGGCCCAGGCGCCCCGGCCGGCCTCGTCCACGCCGCCCCAGGGGATGCCCCCGGGGAGGTTGCCCAGGTCCCAGTCCAGCGGGTTCATGCGCGCCGCACCGGGAAGGGCTGGCCGGTCCAGGCCTGGAAGGCGGCCTTCTGGGCCGGGGTCGCCTTCAGGTCGGCCGTGATGTGGACGACGCGCTGGGGATTCTCGGCCAGGGTCAGGAGGTAGGTCTCCACGCGGCCGCGCTCCGCGGCCAGGATCCGCACCTGGTCGCCGGGGCCGGCGTCGCCCAGGCGGCCCTGAACCTCCTGGGCCGAAGCCGTGCGCCAGCCGTCCACCGCGAGGATCTCCATGCCGTAGCCCAGGCCCCCCTTGGCCGCGGGGGAGCCGGGGACGACGTTCTGCACGACGGGGGCGCCGGGCTGGAACGTGAGTCCGGCCCAGACGCGGGCCCGGCGCAGGGCGTCGGGATCCTCGGCCTCGGCGCCCGGCAGGGCCTCCCAGGGAGCGCGGGCGTTCAGCCTGATGCCGTACGCCTTCTCGATGCCGGCCGCGTCGAGCGGCGCCCGGCCCTGGATATGGGCGCTCCAGAAGGCCTGGGGATCCTTCCCCGTGAGGTCCTGGAAGGCCCTGCGCACGTCGGGGTCGGTGACGTGGCCGTCGCCGTGGCGCTCCCAGAGGAGCGCGAACAGCCCGTCCAGCCCCTTGGCGCCCCCGGTGGCCAGGCGAAGCTCGGCGTCCATCATCCAGCCGACCATCGCGCCCATGTCGTAGTAGCTCACGGTGCTGTTGGGGGAGAACTCCGTGGGCTTGTAGTGGCGGATCCAGGCGTCGAAGCTGGCCTCCTCGAGGCTCTGCTCCAGGCGCCCGGGCCGGGTGGTGTTGTCGGTCCAGGATGCGGCGAGCTTCCGGGAGACCCAGGACCAGGGCGCCACGCCAGCCTTCAGCACCAGGTCGTACTGGATGAAGCTGGTGAACCCCTCGTGGAACCACAGGAGGCGCGTGGGGTTCTCCGCCAGGTAGTCGAAGGGGCCCAGCGCCGCGTCCCGCATCCGCTTGACGTTCCATACGTGGAAGAACTCGTGGGCGATGAGGGTGTAGAGGTCGTAGTACCCGTCGGCCCTCTCCAGCTGCTGGGGGTCGGCCAGGAGGGAGGTGCAGTCCCGGTGCTCCAGCCCGCCCCGGATCCTGGGGCAGAACGTGAGGAGGAAGAGGTAGCGCCGGAAGGGGAACCCCCCGAAGATGCGCGCCGCGGCGCCCACGATGGCCTCGGTGCCCTCCACGATGCGGGCCTCGTCCCCGGGGTGCTGGCCGGTGATGGCCACCTGGAACTCGCAGCCCCGGGAGCGGAAGGTGTGCATGCGGAAGGTGCCCAGCTCGAAGGGCGAGTCCACCAGGGTGTCGTGGTCCTCGGCGAGGTAGCTCCCCTCCCGCCGGGGCAGGATGGTGGCCACGCGCCATCCCTTGGGCCAGCCTTCGAAGCGCACCTCGCAGGGCCGCGAAGGCTGCCCCTCGAGATAGAGGAAGGTGGCCGCGCCCACCAGGTGGGCATGGAGCGCGTCCACGTGGTTGGTGCGCACGGTCAGGTCGTTGCAGAACAGGCGGTAGGTCACCTTCAGGCCGCGCGGGGAGCCCTCCACGCTCCAGCGCTGCTTGTCCAGCTTGCGGAAGGGGCTGGGCTGGCCCGCGCCGTCCACCACCTCGAGCCGGTCCAGGAACCGCGCGTAGTCGCGCACCAGGTAGGAACCCGGCGTCCAGGCCGGGAGGGCCAGGACGGCGCCGCCCTCCACCGCCTCCGCGGGAAAGTTGAGCTCCACTTCGATCTCGTGCATGGAGAGGCTGATGGGACGGATGGTGGCCAGCACCGGCTCCGGGAGGATCTGTTTCACGGCCATGCTCGCTCCAGTCAAAGATCGCCAAGTTCCAGGAAGACATCCTTCCAGCCCTGGGGCAGGGCCGCGGCGTCCCGCTCGATGGTCGCGGCGTCGCCCCGGACGAAGGGGCCGGTGCGGCCCGCGGCGCCGTGGGCCTCCACGTTGCGCAGCGTGGCCTCGGCCAGGGGGGCCAGGCCCCGTCCCGGCAGCGCCACGCCCTGGCGCGCCAGCAGTTCCCGGGCGCCGAGCCACAGGGTGGCGGCGTGACCCGAGGCCAGGACCGCGCACGCGTGGTACAGGGGCTTGAGGTCCGCGGGCAGGACGAAGGGCGAGAAGCCCAGGTCCGTGAAGGCCGCCACGAGGCCTACCGGGACGTCGCCGGTGAGGGCCAGGGGGGTGCCCCGCCAGTCGGCGGCGGCGCCGCCGAAGCTGGTGAGGGGGTGCGCGCTGGGGACGCCGTCCAGGTGCAGGCTCCCCGAAAGATGGACGCAGCGGCCGGGGAACTGCCGGGCCAGGGCTTCCACGGCCCCGTCGGGGACCGCCAGCAGCACCGGGCCCTCGGGCCTCGCGGTGCCCGGCAGCAGCGCCACCCGGTCCCCCCAGGCCTCCGCCAGGGCCCGACCCGCGCGCCCCCGGCCGAGGATGGTGAAGGATGTCCAGGCTTCCATGCCCCTAGAGTATCCCAATGGCCGCCAATGGCAGAGAATGGTCCGGTGACCTGGCCCCTTCCCCCCGACATGCCCTGGCCCCAGTTCCTCCGGCGCCTTCGGCACCCCGCCCCTCCCCCCGGGTGGCTCGAGGCGGCCGCGGAGCTGGACGAGGTGCGCCGGCGGCCCCTCCTGCTGCGGTGGATCGCCCAGCACCCCCGCATCGGCGCCCACCTGCGGGCGCGCCTGCTGCCCACCCTCCCCTGGCGGGCGCTGGCCAGCATCGCCCAGGACGCCTCGGCCCACCCCCAGGCCCGCCAGCATGCCACGGAGCGCCTCAACGCCCTGTGGCCCGGCCTCACCATGGGCGAGCGCCGCAGCCTGGCCATGGCCGCGCCCCGGCAACTGTGGCCGCAGATCTGGCGTAACCGCGACCGCCGCGTGCTGGAGGCCTTCCTGCAGCACCCGCGGCTGGGCGCGGAGAACCTGGAGGCCCTGATCCAGCCTCCCCTCACCGCCCCCCAGGCCGAGGCGCTGCAGGCCTCACGGTGGCTGGAGATGGTGCCGGTGGCCCATCAGGTGCTGGTGGCCCTGGACCGGGGGCTGGAGAACCCGGACTCGGGGCTGGTCCTCGGCATGGCGTCGCCCTGGATCAAGGCCTTGCCGGAGGAGGAGCGGCTGCTGGTCGCCGCGCGCATGGTCAATCCGGCCCTTCGCCGCATGGTGCGCGCCTGGGCTTCGCCGCGGCTGGAGGAGCAGGACTAAGTGGTAACAAAACCATTGTTTGTCGCCGGGGATTGGTGGGCTTTATCTCCTTCATCCCAACCAGTCGGGTAGGCCGGGGGCGCAAGCTCCCCGGCCTACCCGACTGATTGCGATGAACGAGGATGGGGCCGTGGATTGCTACTGCACCCGCGCGAGCACCTCGGAGCAGCACCGCTCGATCCCCGTCCAGACGTCCGAGATGCGGGCGTCGTCGTACATGTAGGCGGGGGTCGTCACCAGCTTCAGGCCCTCGTCGATGACGATCTCGCGCGCGGAGGGCACCGCCTTGTGGGTGACGCCCAGCTTCCCGACGGCGCCGGCGACGCCCTCCCCCGAGCCCAGGGTCAGCGTCCCCTTGCGGCCCAGGGCCGACAGCACCATGGCCACCAGGGCCGGCGCGATGCAGATGGCGCCCACGGGCTTGCAGGCCTCGAAGAACGCCGAGGCGAACTTCAGGACGTCGGGGCGCACCGTTCCGGCCGCGCCCTCCCTCGCGAAGGTGCAGAAGTTCTTGGCGACGCCGGCGCCCCCGGGCAGGAGAAGCGCGTCGAACTGCGCAGGGTCCGCCTTGGCCAGGTCCATGCACTTGCCCACGCGGGCGATGCGGGAGGCCTCCTCCAGGACGTTGCGCACGGCGTCCTTGCGGGTTCCGGTGCGGTGGTCCACCACCTCCGCCTGGGGAGCGTCCGGGGCGAAGCACGTGACCCGGGCCCCGTGCTGGTCCAGGGCCAGCAGGGTGAAGACCGCCTCCCGGATCTCCGCGCCGTCCACGTGGCCGCATCCGGAGAGAAGCACTGCGACGTTGGGAACCTTGGCCATGACCGCCTCCTGTATCCTCTATCCATGATATCCAGACGCCTCCCCGGCTCGTTCGAGTCCAATCCCCTTTCCCGGGAGATCGCCGCGTTCCGCCGGGAGGGGCGCCCCTTCCTGGACCTCACCTCCTCCAACCCCACCCGCTGCGGGGTCCCCTACCCGGAGGCGGAGATCCTGGCGGCGCTGTCCTCGCCCGCGGTCCTTTCGTACGACCCGGACCCCCGGGGTCCGGCCCGGGCCCGGGAGGCGGTGGCGGCCTGGCACGGCCTGGACCCCGGGGACCTGGTGCTCACGGCCTCCACCTCCGAGGCCTACTCCTGGCTCTTCAAGCTGCTGTGCGACCCCGGGGACGATGTCCTGGTGCCCTCGCCCAGCTACCCCCTCTTCCACTGGCTGGCGGCCCTGGAGGGCGTGGAGGCCCGGCAGGTGCCGGCCCTGCGCTCGGACCGGTGGGACCTGGACTTCCAGGCCCTGGCCGGGGCCGTGACCCCCCGCACCCGGGCCGTGGTGGTGGTGAACCCCAACAACCCCACGGGCCAGTTCCTGTCCCGGGGGGAGTGGCGGGAGCTCCTGGCCTTCTGCGCCGCGCGGGGCCTCGCGCTCCTGGTGGACGAGGTGTTCGCGGACTACGCCCTGGAGCCTGCCCCGGACCACCTCCCCAGCGCCCTTGCGGAGGCGGACCCGCCCTGCCCCCTCTTCGTGCTTTCGGGCCTCAGCAAGATCGCGGCCCTGCCCCAGGTGAAGCTGGGCTGGATCGCCGCCCGGGGCGGACCCGCCCGGGCCTGCCTGGAGCCCCTGGCCTTCATCGCCGACCAGTACCTGTCCGTGTCCGCCCCGGCCCTGGCCGCCGCCGGCGCCCTCCTGGGCCTTGCGAAGGGCATCCAGGCCGGGCTCCTGGCGCGCCTGAGGTCGAACCTGGCCGCCCTGGACGCGGAACTCGCCCGGCGCCCCTCCCTCGGCAGGGCCCGGGTGGAGGGGGGTTGGTCGGCCATCCTCCGCGTACCCGCCCTGGAACCGGGAGACGACCTGGCCCTGCGCATCCTCCGGGACGCGGGGGTGCTCCTCCACCCCGGGCACTTCTTCGACCTGCCGGGGGACGGGCACCTGGTGTGCAGCCTCCTGCCCGCGGAATTCCCAGAGGGCATCGCGAGGGTGGGGGAAATTCTCGACGGCGTCCGCCCGGAATGATTATTTTTTAATTATTTACCTGAGGCCATGCGGGCCAGGGTGCGCATGCCGGGGGCCAGGCCCTCCCGCAGCGTCCGGCCCCGGGTGAGGGCATAGAACCATGAAAGCAGGCCGGTTATCTCGATGGAATGGGTCATGCGCGTGCCCAGGTCGCAGGCCTCCTGCGCGTGGGTGTGGTGGATCTCGGCCAGGGGCAGCTTCACCAGGGCCGTGAACGAGGCCTGCTCCTCCACCCGGGCCAGGCGGAAGGTGCGGGAGCCCTCGCCCCGGAGCTTCATGCGCCCCAGGGTCCCCGAGGAGAAGGGGCCCGAAAGCTCGGCGTAGGTGATGCCCGTGTCCCACTGGGGCCAGGCGGATAC from Geothrix sp. 21YS21S-2 includes these protein-coding regions:
- a CDS encoding response regulator transcription factor — translated: MAHLLVVEDEVELQQLLVTNLEFEGFSVEVAGDGIPALAAHARRRADLILLDLMLPHLDGFKVIEALRRANDDVPVLMLTARGAEADRVKGLSLGADDYLVKPFSVLELVARIRAILRRTRAAEPPKVLTSGPYHFDFTAMTATRDGRNLELTSREMRILEILVTYPGRTHSRSDLLRLAWEADARPSPRTVDVHVANLRKKLGDDDKNRHIATVGGEGYRWTDRISQEPA
- a CDS encoding TetR/AcrR family transcriptional regulator; translation: MDAVLTAAAQVFEERGYAEGTTNRIAEAAGVSIGTLYQYFPSKEALAVALLERHIEETRRRMREWVGHMLAENHTLHASLEDYVSGMLDVHVRRPRLQHILLEETPLPEHVHRLLLESEHQYARTLAGLLRTYPDVRHPALEHAAYVVIHTVEALTHRFAAHPEDPAIDQSSLSAELVAMLEAYLSARSLRQAPG
- a CDS encoding cation-translocating P-type ATPase, whose translation is MTSPPRPHRPSSLDLGGFPGLSEQESTLRMERHGPNELPSPERRGLPAIAWEVVREPMFIMLVAAGSLYLLMGEPGDALMLLGFVFVVMGITIVQERRTEHALEALRDLSSPRALVIRDGAQRRIPGREVVPGDVLVVAEGDRIPADALLRAGINLSVDESLLTGESVPVRKRASTEGKALDVPGGDDLPSLFSGTLVTAGQGVAEVVGTGLHTELGKLGRALQQVDVEPTFLQKETGRLVRTFALAGLSACVVVVVLFALTRGGGGQAWREGLLAGIALAMAILPEEFPVVLTVFMALGAWRISRSRVLTRRMPAIESLGAATVLCVDKTGTLTLNQMTLKRLDVQGCSPDLTGDVLPEPAHELMEYAILASKRDPFDPMERALHAAGKRWLMETEHLHPDWSLAKEYPLAPDLLAVTHAWDCGGGQFMVATKGAPEAVVDLCHLPADQKAGIEARVADLASKGLRVLGVARGRFSSAALPEEHHDLTLEFLGLLGLEDPVRPTVPVAVAECRTAGIRVIMITGDYPATAESIARQAGISDPGKVITGPELNRMSDEVLAERIREVNVFARVVPEQKLRLVIALKANREVVAMTGDGVNDAPALKAAHIGVAMGGRGTDVAREAASLVLLDDDFTSIVAAVRLGRRIFDNIRKAVAFIFAVHIPIAGLSILPIFFPGWPLLLLPVHIVFLELVIDPSCSLVFEAEEAEPGIMSRPPRDPQERLFSLKSVGLALLQGATALGACVAVYLLARPGHGDDAARALTFVTLVVSFLAIILTNRSWTQSILASLGNPNKALWWVLGGTITFLALALILPASRRLFHFAPIHGLDLGMACAAGFASILWFEVLKVVRRRAAV
- a CDS encoding tol-pal system YbgF family protein — translated: MTNRAMLSTLTLTGLLLCVGCSSEDRLKKVEDQVTDLKVEIFKLRSQMEDANKKAADDRQASEVSRTQDRRFQADLQETMRQLQDSTRVLNNRLGDAAAAPRRPASRPQPADEPPAAASDDEKAFNSAVLDYNRGNYALAADGLALFIKAHPQSPRTPDALFYLGLSSYNQKAYDKAQPSFERILKEFPSSNQFLPAKLKRAQCLLKQGLKPAAIKAFKEITDSFRGTPEARTAKQELDDLGF
- a CDS encoding OmpA family protein — translated: MRFVRNLIPLSVVLTLGIGVACKKPAPAPVEQPKAPVATGPTQEEIDAQKRAAEEAARRKAEAEAEAARKAAAAAEAEKAAAYQRAAAAALKNINFAFDKSDIREADKAKLQAIADFMKAYPQAKVQIAGHCDERGTVEYNLALGERRSHAAQAYLVGLGVASDRLTTISFGKEKPLVVGKDEASWLENRRDEFKLQ
- a CDS encoding NUDIX domain-containing protein translates to MIPVRVAVGAIRRGGRFFLQRRDLESARFPGLWEFPGGKAEPAETLEAALLRELREELEWTPERAEPLGAVEHDYGGFRVELHLFLCEGPMPLDAQLAWGWFAPGEMARLPMPAANLRLVSLLGSGAPQL
- a CDS encoding ribonuclease HII; translated protein: MNPLDWDLGNLPGGIPWGGVDEAGRGAWAGPVVAACAVLDREAAARWGHVLREARDSKLVPPEKRAAMASELKMILPCWAVAEVDNMAIDRENILEASLLAMRQAVSQCELKPRILLVDGNRAPRTGLAERLVVDGDALSCAIACASILAKTHRDALMAGMDASLPGYGFGRHKGYGTPVHRKALAELGPSRIHRISYAPVAALQRPEEGLRAPLAEAMEACASVAELQAWVESALRPAYARLKLEWIEALRSRYAERLAFLAGPGA